One Brachyspira pilosicoli P43/6/78 genomic window carries:
- a CDS encoding Abi-alpha family protein: protein MNNDLIRIINDMISSFRDGAIEGAGAYIACTFLDKIKSFIKDRDNFFEYLNNRLSKDLKDKEIVEPERNILIPSMEGILLNEKETPLHEMFYNLLKSSMDKNTSNLVHPAFTQILKQMSSQEARGLLDVSNNYEIYRIYDAYCLDDYRINQIDIINKNNRKIIYKNNANLNYSYIFDRLKSLNLIYFEDSTINMPKLDVCINEYNYIVHDRLKLTSFGEYFIKVCYNDKCKELLEIIDIKNYFESILKK from the coding sequence ATGAATAATGATTTAATTAGAATTATAAATGACATGATTTCTTCTTTTAGAGATGGGGCTATAGAAGGTGCAGGTGCTTATATTGCTTGTACTTTTTTAGATAAGATAAAATCATTTATTAAAGATAGAGATAATTTTTTTGAATATTTAAATAATAGATTATCAAAAGATTTAAAAGATAAAGAAATTGTAGAACCAGAAAGAAATATATTAATACCAAGTATGGAAGGTATATTATTAAATGAAAAGGAAACACCTTTACATGAAATGTTTTACAATCTTTTAAAATCCTCTATGGATAAAAATACATCAAATTTAGTACATCCAGCATTTACACAAATCCTAAAACAAATGTCTTCTCAAGAAGCAAGAGGATTGTTAGATGTATCAAATAATTATGAAATATATAGAATATACGATGCTTACTGCTTGGATGATTATAGAATAAATCAAATAGATATCATTAATAAAAATAATCGAAAAATTATATATAAAAATAATGCAAATTTAAATTATTCATATATTTTTGATAGATTAAAATCTTTAAATTTAATTTATTTTGAAGATAGCACTATAAATATGCCTAAATTAGATGTTTGTATTAATGAATATAATTATATTGTACATGATAGACTAAAACTTACTTCATTTGGTGAATATTTTATAAAAGTTTGTTATAATGATAAATGTAAAGAATTACTTGAGATAATAGATATTAAAAATTATTTTGAAAGTATACTAAAAAAATAA
- a CDS encoding ATP-binding protein, translated as MKVNARIIQNTLATNKDTFLALCELINNSIQASASKIEITIDTSVNDKDEFIENSINKIIIKDNGVGVSKSDLNKKLLEMANNSKITGRGVGRFSSFQLGKIVTFETVAYDMKENAFIKSSFVLSLENIKDLTFEHLDINVQYENIGINSESYFQVTIEDGYSNDADYKDKKQYKISEKLSTEEKAKNNIWENIFIHYYLYIIDKKVSFIINNKELDPNKYKISSQKFDKEFISLDGNKYNFNYEAIEYKDTKNNNNKIVSLLVDNDNIKSIAASYEYHLSTPNVSSWVIYIYSDMFNKEKDAFRNIDINNIDENLTHLKDEIKKHLDDFFYKEYKDYYDFETNLKKDNTYPYKKNTPSESEEMVYIRFCYCIEKKFKLLEKQNKLKNIIYPLVNKCIADGNIAIILDKLGDLPKPQVDELKSLLDKADLEYIVPFANEVASKQLFIENLSELAYNKDYNEYINERDHLHKLIENNLWIFGSEYNGTKIVQSDKTISKTFERLRKSVFGDDADLSTIKENKDRMDLFVWTEIDKGSAQKKEILVIELKRFSKEIDRKEINQISEYKFAIEKEQALSKINYSYKLILISSYISEFAESKLADPKTGLLETSNSCDLNVYILRWSDIISENKQKLSYLGSYLKTKDMNALEYIKNNYPDINIKKIESKMNLKK; from the coding sequence ATGAAAGTCAATGCTAGAATAATACAAAATACTCTAGCAACGAATAAAGATACATTTTTAGCATTATGTGAATTAATTAATAATTCTATACAAGCATCTGCATCTAAAATAGAAATAACTATTGATACTAGTGTGAATGATAAGGATGAATTTATAGAAAACTCCATAAATAAGATCATTATAAAAGACAATGGAGTTGGTGTATCAAAATCAGATTTAAATAAAAAACTTTTGGAAATGGCAAATAATAGCAAAATAACAGGTAGAGGTGTTGGTAGATTTTCTTCATTTCAGCTTGGAAAAATTGTAACTTTTGAAACTGTTGCATATGATATGAAAGAAAATGCTTTTATAAAATCAAGTTTTGTCCTATCTTTAGAAAATATAAAAGATCTTACTTTTGAACACCTTGATATAAATGTACAATATGAAAATATTGGTATTAATTCAGAATCTTATTTCCAAGTAACAATAGAAGATGGTTATTCAAATGATGCAGATTATAAAGACAAAAAACAATATAAAATTAGCGAAAAACTTTCAACAGAAGAAAAAGCTAAAAATAATATTTGGGAAAACATATTTATACATTATTACCTCTATATAATAGATAAAAAAGTATCATTTATTATAAATAATAAAGAATTAGATCCTAATAAATATAAGATATCATCTCAAAAATTTGATAAAGAATTTATTTCATTGGATGGAAATAAATATAATTTTAATTATGAAGCTATTGAATATAAAGATACAAAAAATAATAATAATAAAATTGTATCATTATTAGTTGATAATGATAATATAAAAAGTATAGCAGCATCTTACGAATATCATTTATCAACTCCAAATGTATCTTCTTGGGTAATATACATATATTCAGATATGTTTAATAAAGAAAAAGATGCATTTAGAAATATAGATATTAATAATATAGATGAAAATCTTACTCATTTAAAAGATGAAATAAAAAAACATTTGGATGACTTTTTCTACAAAGAATATAAAGATTATTATGATTTTGAAACTAATTTGAAAAAAGATAATACATATCCTTATAAAAAAAATACTCCATCAGAATCTGAAGAAATGGTTTATATAAGATTTTGTTATTGTATAGAAAAAAAATTTAAACTATTAGAGAAACAAAATAAACTAAAAAATATTATATATCCTTTAGTTAATAAATGTATAGCAGATGGAAATATAGCAATTATATTGGATAAACTAGGAGATTTACCAAAACCCCAAGTTGATGAATTAAAATCTTTATTAGATAAGGCAGATTTAGAATATATAGTACCATTTGCAAATGAAGTAGCTTCAAAACAATTATTTATAGAAAACCTTTCTGAATTAGCATATAATAAAGATTATAATGAATATATAAATGAAAGAGACCACTTACATAAACTAATAGAAAATAATTTATGGATATTTGGTTCTGAATATAATGGTACTAAAATAGTACAATCTGATAAAACTATATCTAAAACATTTGAAAGATTAAGAAAAAGTGTTTTTGGAGATGATGCTGATTTGTCTACAATAAAAGAAAATAAAGATAGAATGGATTTATTTGTATGGACAGAAATAGATAAAGGAAGTGCTCAAAAAAAAGAAATATTAGTAATAGAGCTAAAAAGATTTTCTAAAGAAATAGATAGAAAAGAAATAAATCAAATTTCTGAATATAAATTTGCTATTGAAAAAGAGCAAGCATTATCAAAAATAAATTACTCATATAAATTAATTTTAATAAGCAGTTATATATCGGAATTTGCAGAAAGCAAATTAGCAGATCCTAAAACTGGTTTATTAGAAACTTCAAATAGTTGTGATTTAAATGTTTATATTCTAAGATGGTCAGATATAATAAGTGAAAATAAACAAAAATTGTCTTATTTAGGTTCATATTTAAAAACTAAGGATATGAATGCTCTAGAATATATAAAAAATAATTATCCAGATATAAATATAAAAAAAATAGAATCTAAAATGAATCTAAAAAAGTGA
- a CDS encoding DUF6290 family protein, which yields MEIIKKNNRGGARPNTGGAREGAGRKKKDDRDKKTSYRISFRLNEEENEMLKEIAKEEGMSIGQYVRKCALENINRVLR from the coding sequence ATGGAAATAATAAAAAAAAATAATAGGGGTGGAGCTAGACCAAATACAGGTGGTGCTCGTGAAGGTGCTGGCAGAAAAAAGAAAGATGATAGGGATAAAAAGACTAGTTATAGAATATCATTTAGATTAAATGAAGAAGAAAATGAAATGCTTAAAGAAATAGCCAAAGAAGAAGGAATGAGTATAGGGCAATATGTGAGGAAATGTGCATTAGAAAATATAAATAGGGTGTTGCGATAA
- a CDS encoding DUF3800 domain-containing protein, with the protein MLKETVFNLYIDESGNTGANMIDNEQKFFTYGAWLIQKSIENRSIKNLSNKYYYLFDKNNVEIKATKYFYKDKYYKKYKELFNDILKEKMYPFVLLLEKKYIISCFIVEVFFKTKNIINPIEYKELQEFKTAISNIIHNNITFYNSNIFNEFWSKNYNSKYTNQQILYNTKQEISKILDSNNLNYLSNYLDNINTNINIDELKAEEFFAGLLSKLLTHIIVYINYVNNYNNYKINYKINVFHDNLDGFKYIKKVIKKSNIESMLENNINFPLNTIDSKNNKIIQLADLLAGFFRILLNEKNINKYAKQIINQYFIDTFGVLKGNSVIYLSYDTEYKFLSNISKNGFPKIDIDNKKLIQYFNKYIEH; encoded by the coding sequence ATGTTAAAAGAAACTGTATTCAATTTATATATAGATGAAAGTGGGAATACTGGTGCTAATATGATTGATAATGAACAAAAATTTTTTACATATGGAGCTTGGTTAATACAAAAATCTATAGAAAATAGATCAATAAAAAATTTATCAAATAAATATTATTATTTATTTGATAAAAATAATGTTGAAATAAAAGCTACAAAGTATTTTTATAAAGATAAATATTATAAAAAGTATAAAGAATTATTTAATGATATCTTAAAAGAAAAAATGTACCCATTTGTGTTATTATTGGAAAAAAAATATATCATAAGCTGTTTTATAGTTGAAGTGTTTTTTAAAACAAAAAATATTATTAATCCCATTGAATATAAAGAATTGCAAGAATTTAAAACAGCTATTAGTAATATTATACATAATAATATTACATTTTATAATTCCAATATTTTTAATGAATTTTGGTCAAAAAATTATAATAGTAAATATACAAATCAACAAATATTATATAATACTAAACAAGAAATATCAAAAATTTTAGATTCTAATAACTTAAATTATTTATCTAATTATCTTGATAATATTAATACTAATATTAATATTGATGAACTAAAAGCAGAAGAATTTTTTGCTGGTCTTTTATCAAAACTATTAACCCATATAATTGTTTATATAAACTATGTCAATAATTACAATAATTATAAGATAAACTATAAAATAAATGTTTTTCATGACAACCTTGATGGATTTAAATATATAAAAAAAGTTATAAAAAAATCTAACATTGAAAGTATGTTAGAAAATAATATTAATTTTCCATTAAATACAATAGATTCAAAAAATAATAAAATAATTCAATTAGCCGATTTATTAGCAGGTTTTTTTAGAATCTTGTTAAATGAAAAAAACATTAACAAATATGCAAAACAAATAATAAACCAATATTTTATAGATACATTTGGTGTATTGAAAGGGAATAGCGTTATATATTTATCATATGATACTGAATATAAATTTTTATCTAATATTAGTAAAAATGGATTTCCAAAAATAGATATTGATAATAAAAAATTAATACAATATTTTAATAAATATATTGAACATTAA
- a CDS encoding tyrosine-type recombinase/integrase, translated as MASKNKNQLISQNNNNIITEEQAELLIKQANYLNILDYMKEEQLIKQIDYETEKENFFKQCSKTKSNHTKRQYKNGLNKLEEYCRINNKNILFIKAREADDFIIEVNSSELSNLSIRALVSSCSSFFSFLERRYPFIKNPFRGTKARPPVKNKKRLEVPTKKEIELIIKDISDPLIKMAIIFIMECGVRVGALPKLEIRNNKYYSYSKGKEISWKVTDKVIKELKKYNLAFNAPFKNKSSEVIRNVFYRSSKRLYEQGKIKASYSIHDIRHYFAVTLYKKTRDIELIRKALNHSNIAITGLYLRSLEVE; from the coding sequence ATGGCTTCTAAAAATAAGAATCAACTAATATCACAAAATAATAATAATATAATAACTGAAGAGCAAGCAGAACTTCTTATTAAGCAAGCTAATTATTTAAATATACTTGACTATATGAAAGAAGAGCAGCTTATTAAGCAGATAGATTATGAAACAGAAAAAGAAAACTTTTTTAAGCAATGCTCAAAGACAAAAAGCAATCATACAAAAAGACAATATAAAAATGGGCTCAATAAGCTAGAAGAATATTGCCGTATAAATAATAAAAATATTTTATTTATTAAAGCCAGAGAAGCTGATGACTTTATAATAGAAGTCAATTCAAGTGAACTTTCTAATTTAAGTATACGTGCCTTAGTTTCTTCTTGTTCTTCTTTCTTCTCATTTTTAGAGAGAAGATATCCATTTATTAAAAATCCTTTTCGTGGTACAAAAGCTCGTCCTCCTGTTAAAAATAAAAAAAGACTTGAAGTTCCAACTAAAAAAGAAATTGAATTAATAATTAAAGATATATCTGACCCTTTGATAAAGATGGCCATCATTTTTATAATGGAATGCGGTGTGCGTGTTGGTGCTTTACCTAAACTTGAAATAAGAAACAATAAATATTATTCCTATTCAAAAGGAAAAGAGATAAGTTGGAAAGTTACTGACAAGGTTATAAAAGAATTAAAAAAGTATAATCTCGCTTTTAATGCTCCTTTCAAAAATAAAAGCTCTGAAGTAATAAGAAATGTTTTTTATAGGAGTTCAAAGCGTTTATATGAACAAGGTAAAATAAAAGCCTCTTACTCTATACATGATATAAGACATTATTTTGCTGTTACTTTATATAAAAAAACCAGAGACATAGAACTTATTAGAAAAGCATTAAACCATAGTAATATAGCTATAACAGGACTATACTTAAGAAGTTTGGAAGTAGAATAA
- a CDS encoding HNH endonuclease signature motif containing protein, protein MRSDNQAYKRYKSKKWRVFRKQFLDKNPLCKNFNECHSFAEHVDHIKRVESEDDPLFYDESNLQALCKRCHSRKTAKEDGAFGNKKKDY, encoded by the coding sequence ATGAGAAGTGATAATCAAGCATATAAAAGATATAAAAGTAAAAAATGGCGTGTATTTAGAAAACAGTTTTTAGATAAAAATCCTCTATGTAAAAACTTTAATGAATGCCATAGCTTTGCTGAACATGTGGATCATATAAAGCGTGTAGAAAGTGAAGATGATCCATTGTTTTATGATGAAAGTAATTTGCAAGCATTATGCAAAAGATGCCATTCTAGAAAAACAGCAAAAGAAGACGGAGCTTTTGGAAATAAAAAGAAAGATTATTAG
- a CDS encoding ATP-binding protein, translated as MKRILKLQIADSSYCLQNYKKYLEELKQIARDGKDPNCKKCDEDGFKKVSQSSIFSGRKVFLPEMCDCVKNEKTEISNKLDKLEKIIVKYNDIFNSLDINMTLDIFANRFNNQKLVDTIKKYLELGSMSSLYLEGESGTGKTTILKMLWQIYAINNIKVLYIEASNFEDMHKNLFNKNAQDKDLKSNIDSKIENVKHADIIMIDDVDSVGFHYAAEGYYKLFDKIRALEKTVIITSNKNYCSLMNSLNIKTRKDNIEEIKGRLTSRLLNLNIIELKMQKVKELITA; from the coding sequence ATGAAGCGTATTCTAAAATTGCAAATTGCGGATAGCAGCTACTGTTTACAAAACTATAAGAAATATTTAGAAGAATTGAAACAAATAGCAAGAGATGGAAAAGACCCAAATTGCAAAAAATGTGATGAAGATGGATTTAAAAAAGTTTCTCAGTCATCAATATTTTCAGGAAGAAAAGTTTTTTTACCTGAGATGTGTGATTGTGTTAAAAATGAAAAAACTGAAATATCTAATAAATTAGATAAGCTTGAAAAAATTATAGTTAAATATAATGATATATTTAATTCTTTAGATATTAACATGACATTAGATATTTTTGCAAATAGGTTTAACAATCAAAAGCTAGTAGATACAATTAAAAAATATTTAGAATTAGGAAGTATGAGTTCTTTATATCTTGAAGGGGAAAGCGGAACAGGTAAAACAACAATACTTAAAATGTTATGGCAAATATATGCTATTAATAATATCAAGGTATTGTATATAGAAGCATCTAATTTTGAAGATATGCATAAAAACCTATTTAATAAAAATGCTCAGGACAAAGATTTAAAATCAAACATAGATTCAAAAATAGAAAATGTAAAACATGCAGATATTATCATGATTGATGATGTTGACAGTGTAGGCTTTCATTATGCAGCAGAAGGCTATTATAAATTATTTGATAAAATAAGAGCATTAGAAAAAACGGTTATTATTACATCAAATAAAAATTACTGTAGTTTGATGAATAGCTTAAATATAAAAACAAGAAAAGATAACATTGAGGAAATCAAAGGAAGACTGACAAGCAGATTATTAAACTTAAATATTATAGAACTAAAAATGCAGAAGGTGAAAGAATTAATAACAGCTTAA
- a CDS encoding aldehyde dehydrogenase family protein: MYIEELRNKQREFFKSGATLEYSFRIEQLKKLKAMIIKNGANFIDALNKDMAKLEFEAIGTELFIIIDEINLFIKKLKTWMKDKKVKRNFLTIDSKTIIMNKPYGVSLIISPWNYPLQLTFLPLIGSIAGGNTSIILPSQLTTNVYDAIYSSVKETFDEEYIAVVDKSFPAEETTKIEYNKIFFTGSPRVGKIIMNNASNFLTSLTLELGGKSPVIVDDNIKNINKALKRIIWGKFINSGQTCVSPDYLLVNKNIKDKFLDVFNTEIKLFEDERKLNRIINKSHYERLKSYLNDGKILYGGEYDDESLSLAITLLEPNSLENNVMKDEIFGSIFPIVYYSTKEEARDIIDKVCSHPLAMYVFSDDNNFIDYFLNNISFGGASVNDTISHILNNNAPFGGVSTSGIGEYHGYYSFECFTNKTTVLKKNYNFELNTKYPPYSKNIKALKFLFELFKK, from the coding sequence ATGTATATAGAAGAGTTAAGAAATAAGCAAAGAGAGTTTTTTAAAAGCGGTGCTACTTTAGAATATTCTTTTAGAATAGAGCAGCTAAAAAAACTAAAGGCTATGATTATAAAAAATGGGGCTAATTTTATTGATGCTCTAAATAAAGATATGGCTAAACTTGAGTTTGAGGCTATTGGTACTGAATTATTTATTATAATTGATGAGATAAATCTTTTTATAAAAAAATTAAAAACTTGGATGAAAGATAAAAAAGTTAAAAGAAATTTCCTCACAATAGATTCTAAAACAATTATAATGAATAAGCCTTATGGAGTATCACTTATAATATCTCCTTGGAATTATCCTTTGCAATTAACTTTTCTTCCTCTTATAGGCTCTATTGCAGGAGGAAATACTTCTATAATACTTCCTTCTCAATTAACTACTAATGTTTATGATGCAATATATTCTTCTGTAAAAGAAACATTTGATGAAGAGTATATTGCCGTTGTAGATAAATCTTTTCCTGCAGAAGAGACTACAAAAATAGAATATAATAAAATATTTTTTACAGGCTCTCCTAGAGTTGGAAAAATTATAATGAATAATGCTTCTAATTTTTTAACTTCTCTTACATTAGAACTTGGGGGAAAATCTCCTGTTATAGTTGATGATAATATAAAAAATATTAACAAAGCTCTAAAGAGAATAATATGGGGGAAGTTTATTAATTCTGGGCAAACTTGCGTGTCGCCTGATTATTTATTAGTAAACAAAAATATTAAAGATAAGTTTTTAGATGTATTCAATACAGAAATAAAATTATTTGAAGATGAGAGGAAATTAAACAGAATTATTAATAAAAGTCATTATGAAAGATTAAAAAGTTATTTAAATGACGGCAAAATATTATACGGCGGTGAATATGATGATGAGTCATTATCTCTTGCAATTACATTATTAGAGCCTAACAGTTTAGAAAATAATGTAATGAAAGATGAGATATTTGGAAGTATTTTTCCTATAGTTTATTACAGCACTAAAGAAGAGGCAAGAGATATTATAGATAAAGTATGTTCTCACCCTTTGGCTATGTATGTTTTTTCTGATGATAATAATTTTATAGACTATTTTTTAAACAATATTTCTTTTGGCGGTGCATCTGTAAATGACACTATAAGCCATATATTAAACAATAATGCTCCTTTTGGAGGAGTGTCAACAAGCGGAATAGGGGAGTATCATGGTTATTATAGTTTTGAATGCTTTACAAATAAAACTACAGTATTAAAAAAGAATTATAATTTCGAGCTTAATACCAAATATCCACCTTACAGCAAAAATATAAAAGCATTAAAGTTTTTGTTTGAGTTATTTAAGAAATAA
- the deoD gene encoding purine-nucleoside phosphorylase, with product MATPHISANKGDIAETILLPGDPLRAKFIAENFLENVKQYNSVRNMFGYTGTYKGKRVSVQGTGMGMPSCSIYSYELIHFYDCKNLIRIGTAGALVDKLHIGDLVIGMGACTDSNYASQYELPGTYAPIASYDLLRKAVNKADEMKINYHVGNIVSSDVFYGANNATPKWAKMGVLAVEMEAAALYMNAAYAGVNALCMVTISDSLVTGEATTAEQREKTFTNMMEVALSLA from the coding sequence ATGGCTACACCTCATATATCAGCAAACAAAGGCGACATTGCAGAAACTATTCTTCTTCCTGGAGACCCTTTGAGGGCTAAGTTTATAGCTGAGAATTTTTTGGAGAATGTAAAGCAGTATAATAGTGTAAGAAATATGTTTGGATATACTGGAACATATAAAGGCAAAAGAGTTTCTGTTCAGGGTACTGGTATGGGAATGCCTTCTTGCAGTATTTATTCTTATGAGCTTATACATTTTTATGATTGTAAGAATTTAATACGTATTGGTACTGCTGGAGCTTTAGTTGATAAGCTTCATATTGGTGATTTAGTTATAGGAATGGGAGCTTGTACTGATTCTAATTATGCTTCACAGTATGAACTTCCTGGTACTTATGCTCCTATTGCTAGTTATGATTTACTTAGAAAGGCTGTTAATAAGGCTGATGAGATGAAAATAAATTATCATGTAGGTAATATTGTATCATCTGATGTATTTTATGGAGCTAACAATGCTACACCTAAATGGGCAAAAATGGGAGTATTAGCTGTAGAGATGGAAGCTGCTGCTTTATATATGAATGCAGCATATGCAGGAGTGAATGCTCTTTGTATGGTAACTATATCAGATTCATTAGTTACAGGAGAAGCTACAACAGCAGAGCAGAGAGAGAAAACTTTTACTAATATGATGGAAGTGGCTTTATCGCTTGCTTGA
- a CDS encoding HAD-IIA family hydrolase: MVSIISDMDGVIYRGNNLIDGAKDFVNMLLEKNVSFLFLTNNAEQTPIDLKRKLESLGIDGLEEKHFFTAAQATAKFIKTQQENGSAYVIGTGGLVSELYNIGYSINDVNPDYVVVGKTSAFNFDMLKKAVSLINKGARFIGCNPDITDPAPDGELIPAVGPILAAIETATGKKPYIVGKPNPIMMSIAKNKINAHSENTVMIGDRMDTDILGGLGAGMRTCLVLSGVTKMEMLKEFPYKPNYVFNSVAEIDVDKL, translated from the coding sequence ATGGTTAGTATAATATCAGATATGGACGGAGTAATATATAGAGGAAATAATTTAATAGATGGTGCTAAAGATTTTGTTAATATGCTTTTAGAGAAAAATGTATCTTTTTTATTTCTAACAAATAATGCAGAGCAGACACCAATTGATTTAAAAAGAAAATTAGAATCTCTTGGCATAGATGGTTTAGAAGAGAAACATTTTTTTACAGCAGCACAGGCAACAGCAAAGTTTATAAAGACTCAGCAAGAGAATGGAAGTGCTTATGTAATAGGTACGGGCGGATTAGTGAGCGAGCTTTATAACATAGGCTATAGTATAAATGATGTTAATCCAGATTATGTTGTAGTTGGTAAAACTAGTGCTTTTAATTTTGATATGCTTAAAAAAGCTGTTTCACTTATAAATAAAGGTGCTAGGTTTATAGGCTGTAATCCAGACATAACAGACCCTGCTCCAGATGGAGAACTTATACCGGCAGTTGGACCTATACTTGCTGCTATAGAAACTGCCACTGGAAAAAAGCCTTATATAGTAGGTAAGCCTAATCCAATCATGATGTCTATTGCAAAAAATAAAATTAATGCACATAGTGAAAATACTGTTATGATAGGTGACAGAATGGATACTGATATACTTGGTGGGCTTGGTGCTGGAATGAGAACTTGTTTAGTATTATCCGGTGTTACAAAAATGGAGATGCTAAAAGAGTTTCCTTATAAACCAAATTATGTATTTAATTCTGTGGCAGAAATAGATGTTGATAAACTTTGA
- a CDS encoding amidohydrolase, giving the protein MKKLFYLYVLFILAIFISCSNKQNSNLQVYYNGNIITMEGNTEETLYAKALEVSNGIITKVAYTDEEANNLIKNKSLVDLKGKTLMPSFIDPHSHIISFAQALTTVDLSGCTNIAEIDSRLEDYIKNNKLTNGAWVIGFGYDNNLLPGKKNPTRDDLDKVSTNLAIFITHASGHVGSMNSKALEYFGVDENTPDIEGGVIERYPNSKKPTGYMEEAAFMKYAREVDFKVTDEDMMNFVNQAEDVYLSYGITTAQNSLIVNGDLPLIENMITNNRFKIDIIGFIDLKNAPNIFDEHKDLIGKYSNRFKISGYKIFLDGSPQAKTAWLKEPYITGEKGYRGYPIHDYNTVKEYVRKSFDDKMQLQAHCNGDAAAEQYVDAISEVMTERNTTNNYRAVLVHSQIVKENEYKRMREFNIIPSLFVAHIYYWGDTHIANLGMERASQISASKTALDNNLPFTYHQDTPVIKPNMIETISCALNRTTKDGVLLGENQKIDALNAFKAITINAAYQNGEEDIKGSLKEGKLADLVILSDDPLKIDAKDMNSIEVLETIKEGKTLYKK; this is encoded by the coding sequence ATGAAGAAATTATTCTATTTATATGTATTGTTTATTTTGGCTATTTTTATATCTTGCTCTAATAAACAAAATAGCAATTTGCAAGTGTATTATAATGGTAATATTATCACTATGGAAGGAAACACAGAAGAGACTCTATATGCTAAAGCTTTAGAAGTAAGCAACGGAATCATCACAAAAGTAGCATACACTGATGAAGAAGCAAATAATTTAATAAAAAATAAATCGCTAGTAGATTTGAAAGGTAAAACTTTAATGCCTTCTTTTATAGACCCTCATAGCCATATAATAAGTTTTGCACAAGCTCTCACAACTGTAGATTTATCAGGATGTACAAACATAGCAGAAATTGATTCAAGATTAGAAGACTATATAAAAAATAATAAGCTTACAAACGGTGCTTGGGTTATAGGTTTTGGTTATGATAATAATTTACTTCCAGGTAAAAAAAATCCTACAAGAGATGATTTAGATAAAGTTTCTACAAACTTAGCTATATTTATTACGCATGCATCTGGACATGTTGGAAGCATGAACTCTAAAGCATTAGAATATTTTGGTGTAGATGAAAATACTCCAGATATAGAAGGCGGAGTTATAGAAAGATATCCTAATAGCAAAAAGCCTACTGGTTATATGGAAGAGGCTGCTTTTATGAAATATGCTAGAGAGGTTGATTTTAAAGTTACTGATGAAGACATGATGAACTTTGTTAATCAGGCAGAAGATGTTTATTTAAGTTATGGTATTACAACTGCTCAAAACTCTTTAATTGTAAATGGTGATTTGCCTTTAATAGAGAATATGATAACAAATAATAGATTTAAAATAGATATAATAGGTTTTATAGATTTAAAGAATGCTCCTAATATTTTTGATGAACATAAAGATTTAATTGGTAAATACAGTAATAGATTTAAAATATCAGGCTACAAAATATTTTTAGATGGTTCGCCTCAGGCTAAAACTGCTTGGCTAAAAGAGCCTTATATAACAGGAGAGAAAGGCTACAGAGGATATCCTATACATGATTACAACACTGTAAAAGAATATGTAAGAAAATCTTTTGATGATAAAATGCAATTACAGGCTCATTGTAATGGAGATGCAGCTGCTGAACAATATGTTGATGCAATATCAGAGGTTATGACAGAGAGAAACACTACAAATAATTATAGAGCTGTGTTGGTTCATAGCCAGATTGTAAAAGAGAATGAATATAAAAGAATGAGAGAGTTTAATATAATACCTTCTTTATTTGTTGCTCATATATATTATTGGGGAGACACACATATAGCAAATTTAGGAATGGAGAGGGCTTCTCAAATAAGTGCAAGCAAAACTGCATTAGATAACAACTTGCCTTTTACATATCATCAAGACACCCCTGTTATAAAACCTAATATGATAGAGACTATAAGTTGTGCTTTAAATAGAACTACAAAAGATGGAGTATTACTTGGAGAAAATCAGAAGATAGATGCTCTAAATGCTTTCAAGGCTATTACAATAAATGCTGCTTATCAAAATGGAGAAGAGGATATAAAGGGCAGTTTGAAAGAAGGCAAATTAGCAGATTTAGTAATACTTTCTGATGACCCATTAAAAATAGATGCAAAAGACATGAACAGTATAGAAGTTTTAGAGACAATAAAAGAAGGAAAAACTTTATATAAAAAATAA